From Zhongshania aliphaticivorans, one genomic window encodes:
- the katG gene encoding catalase/peroxidase HPI, with product MSANKNELSGGKCPVMHGSQTKVGGQTTANQDWWPNQLNLKILHQHSTKSNPMGGDFDYAEEFNKLDLAALKNDLTTLMTDSQDWWPADYGHYGPFFIRMAWHSAGTYRIGDGRGGAGAGSQRFAPLNSWPDNGNLDKARRLLWPIKQKYGSKISWADLMILAGNVALESMGFKTFGFAGGRADIWEPEEDISWGAEREWLGDTRYSGDRELDNPLAAVQMGLIYVNPEGPNGEPDPLGSARDIRETFARMAMDDEETVALVAGGHTFGKTHGAGDTAHVGPEPEAANIEEQGLGWINSFGSGKAGDTITSGLEGAWTATPITWDNSYFDTLFGNEWELTKSPAGAQQWTPKGDAAKNTVPDAHDPNKRHAPMMSTADLALREDPEYNRISKRFHANPAEFADAFARAWFKLTHRDMGPVARYLGPEVPTEELIWQDPVPAVDHELINSDDIVALKKAILATGLSVAELVATAWASASTFRGSDMRGGANGARIRLAPQKDWAVNQPKQLAKVLSQLEAVQKVFNAAQPGNKKVSLADLIVLGGAAAIELAAKRAGHAIEVDFMPGRTDASQAQTDVEAFAALEPVADGFRNYLKQQYSVSAEELLIDKAQLLNLSAPEMTVLVGGMRVLNANVGQSQHGVLSSAAETLSNDFFVNLLDINTSWKPTGEPDVFEGRDRNTGNVKWTASRVDLVFGSNSQLRSTAEVYACSDSQARFVHDFVAAWNKVMNADRFDLS from the coding sequence ATGAGCGCGAATAAAAATGAGCTTAGCGGCGGCAAATGCCCAGTGATGCACGGTTCACAGACGAAGGTCGGCGGACAAACCACTGCAAACCAAGACTGGTGGCCCAATCAATTAAACCTCAAGATTCTTCATCAGCATTCCACCAAGAGCAACCCGATGGGGGGGGATTTTGATTATGCTGAGGAGTTTAACAAGCTTGATTTAGCCGCGTTGAAGAATGACCTCACCACGCTAATGACGGACTCCCAAGATTGGTGGCCTGCGGATTACGGGCATTACGGCCCATTTTTTATTCGTATGGCGTGGCACAGTGCCGGTACCTATCGCATTGGCGACGGTCGCGGTGGTGCCGGTGCCGGCTCGCAGCGCTTTGCGCCCCTTAATAGTTGGCCAGACAATGGCAATCTTGATAAGGCCCGCAGACTGCTATGGCCGATTAAACAAAAATACGGCAGCAAAATTTCTTGGGCCGATTTAATGATTTTGGCGGGTAATGTCGCGCTGGAGTCTATGGGCTTTAAGACCTTTGGTTTTGCCGGCGGTCGCGCCGATATTTGGGAGCCAGAGGAAGATATTAGCTGGGGTGCAGAGCGTGAGTGGTTGGGCGATACACGCTACAGCGGAGATCGCGAGCTGGATAACCCTTTAGCCGCCGTACAAATGGGTTTGATTTACGTCAACCCAGAAGGCCCCAATGGCGAACCTGATCCCCTTGGCTCGGCGCGGGATATTCGCGAGACGTTTGCGCGTATGGCCATGGACGACGAAGAAACCGTGGCACTGGTTGCGGGCGGGCATACTTTTGGTAAAACCCACGGCGCAGGCGATACCGCCCATGTTGGCCCAGAGCCAGAAGCAGCCAATATTGAAGAACAGGGTTTAGGTTGGATAAATAGCTTTGGTAGCGGCAAAGCGGGCGACACCATTACCAGTGGTTTAGAAGGCGCGTGGACCGCAACACCAATCACTTGGGATAATAGCTATTTTGACACCTTGTTTGGCAACGAATGGGAGCTGACCAAAAGCCCAGCCGGGGCCCAGCAGTGGACACCAAAAGGTGACGCCGCCAAAAATACCGTGCCTGATGCCCACGACCCAAACAAGCGCCATGCACCCATGATGTCGACCGCCGATTTGGCGCTGCGGGAAGACCCTGAATACAATAGAATTTCTAAGCGTTTCCACGCTAATCCGGCAGAGTTCGCCGATGCTTTTGCACGGGCGTGGTTTAAATTAACCCACCGCGACATGGGACCGGTAGCGCGTTACCTCGGGCCGGAAGTGCCCACCGAGGAGCTGATTTGGCAAGATCCGGTGCCCGCCGTAGATCATGAGCTTATTAATAGCGACGATATTGTCGCCCTCAAAAAGGCCATTCTCGCAACCGGCTTGTCGGTGGCAGAGTTGGTGGCGACGGCCTGGGCTTCGGCGTCAACGTTCCGTGGCTCCGATATGCGCGGCGGCGCCAATGGCGCGCGGATTCGCCTAGCGCCACAAAAGGACTGGGCGGTGAACCAGCCCAAGCAATTGGCCAAGGTATTGTCGCAATTAGAAGCTGTGCAGAAGGTGTTTAACGCCGCCCAGCCCGGCAATAAAAAGGTGTCTTTGGCAGATTTGATTGTACTGGGTGGCGCTGCCGCCATTGAGCTTGCGGCCAAGCGTGCGGGCCACGCGATTGAGGTAGATTTTATGCCGGGTCGTACAGATGCAAGCCAGGCGCAAACCGACGTAGAGGCGTTTGCCGCCTTGGAGCCGGTTGCCGATGGCTTCCGCAATTACCTAAAACAGCAGTACAGCGTGAGTGCGGAAGAACTGCTAATTGACAAGGCGCAATTGCTGAACTTGAGCGCGCCTGAAATGACCGTACTTGTTGGTGGTATGCGGGTCTTAAACGCCAATGTTGGGCAAAGTCAGCACGGCGTCTTAAGCAGCGCGGCGGAAACATTGAGCAATGACTTCTTTGTGAATTTGCTGGATATAAACACCAGCTGGAAGCCAACTGGCGAGCCGGATGTGTTTGAAGGACGCGATCGCAATACCGGAAACGTGAAGTGGACGGCGAGCCGGGTGGATTTGGTGTTTGGCTCTAACTCCCAGCTGCGTTCTACCGCAGAAGTGTATGCCTGCAGCGACTCCCAAGCGCGCTTTGTGCATGACTTTGTCGCGGCCTGGAATAAAGTGATGAATGCCGATCGCTTTGATCTGAGTTAA
- a CDS encoding MBL fold metallo-hydrolase — MNTIAFTPNLKQIPVVIPFFDEPTNTFSYVVQDPTSKACAIIDSVMEIDYAAGHLGLQGADKIIQYIREQQLDLQWIIETHVHADHLSAAPYIQGQIGGKIGIGEHIITVQETFGKIFNEGSQFQRDGSQFDQLFKDGDQYTVGNLQCHALHTPGHTPACMTHIMGNAAFVGDTLFMPDGGSARADFPGGDARVLYQSIQRLLSLPDELRLFMCHDYMPNGRDVEFETTVKQQRDNNIHVHRGISEDEFVAMREQRDATLGMPKLIIPALQINMRAGHLPEADSNGTVYLKVPLDTL; from the coding sequence ATGAACACCATTGCGTTTACACCCAATCTAAAACAAATACCGGTGGTCATTCCCTTCTTTGACGAACCCACCAATACCTTTTCCTATGTTGTGCAAGACCCGACATCCAAGGCCTGCGCAATTATCGATTCGGTTATGGAAATAGACTACGCCGCAGGACATTTAGGCTTACAAGGCGCAGATAAAATTATTCAGTATATTCGCGAACAACAACTCGATTTACAGTGGATTATTGAAACCCACGTGCACGCCGATCATTTGTCGGCAGCGCCCTATATCCAAGGCCAGATTGGCGGCAAAATCGGTATTGGCGAACACATTATTACGGTACAAGAAACCTTCGGTAAAATTTTTAACGAAGGCAGTCAGTTCCAGCGCGACGGCTCTCAGTTTGATCAACTCTTTAAAGACGGCGACCAATACACCGTGGGCAATTTGCAGTGCCACGCATTGCACACCCCTGGCCACACACCGGCGTGCATGACCCATATTATGGGTAATGCAGCCTTTGTGGGCGACACCTTGTTTATGCCCGACGGCGGCAGCGCCCGCGCCGACTTCCCCGGCGGCGACGCTAGGGTCCTCTACCAATCAATTCAGCGCTTACTGTCACTACCCGATGAACTGCGTTTGTTTATGTGCCACGACTATATGCCCAATGGTCGCGACGTGGAATTTGAGACCACCGTTAAACAACAGCGCGACAATAATATTCACGTGCACCGAGGCATAAGCGAAGACGAATTTGTCGCCATGCGAGAACAACGCGACGCCACCTTAGGCATGCCCAAGCTCATCATTCCAGCGCTACAAATCAATATGCGCGCCGGACATTTGCCCGAAGCCGACAGCAATGGCACTGTGTATCTCAAAGTGCCCTTAGATACGCTATAA
- a CDS encoding SulP family inorganic anion transporter produces the protein MQKTTLKSYFPILSWAGEYNRDVLFSDLLAALIVTIMLIPQSLAYALLAGLPPQMGLYASMLPLVAYGIFGTSRTLSVGPVAVVSLMTASAIGHIASAGSVSYIEAALLLAFLSGVFLLGMGLLRMGFLANFLSHPVIAGFITASGIIIAFSQLKYILGINAHGENLFALLHSLYASVANTNFYTVAVGLPTLIFLFWVRSGLKPLLVRTGLSDKAAAMLAKTGPVLGIIATSYAAYYFELGSKGVVLVGEVPTGLPSFQMPKLGHDAWRELMLSAVFISIIGFVESVSVGHTLAAKRRQRIVPNQELIGLGAANIAASFSGGYPVTGGFARSVVNFDAGAVTPAAGMFTAVGIAAAAMYFTPYLAYLPKATLAATIIVAVLSLVDFSILKKSWAYARSDFIAVVTTLVVTLIMGVETGVACGVFASLALHLYKTSVPHMAVVGEVPGTEHYRNINRHKVITHNHILSLRIDESLYFANAGFIEDKVYELVDACSDIQHVILMCTAVNEIDLSALEVLESINLRLKDSGIKLHLSEVKGPVMDVLAHTEFIKHLSGQVFLSHHLGIQKILAKQKSADTQKVQDWNI, from the coding sequence GTGCAAAAAACGACGCTTAAATCTTACTTTCCCATTCTGAGCTGGGCAGGCGAATACAACCGCGATGTGCTATTTAGCGATCTGCTGGCGGCATTAATCGTTACCATCATGCTAATTCCCCAGTCCCTCGCCTATGCTCTGCTGGCCGGGCTGCCACCGCAAATGGGGTTGTACGCCAGTATGTTGCCACTGGTCGCCTACGGTATTTTTGGCACTAGCCGCACGCTGTCGGTGGGGCCGGTGGCCGTGGTCTCGCTAATGACCGCATCGGCCATCGGCCATATTGCCAGTGCCGGCAGTGTGAGCTATATCGAAGCCGCCTTATTGCTGGCCTTTTTGTCGGGTGTATTCCTGCTCGGCATGGGCTTGCTACGCATGGGCTTTTTAGCGAACTTTTTATCCCACCCCGTCATTGCCGGATTCATCACGGCCTCGGGCATTATTATTGCGTTTAGCCAGCTTAAATATATATTGGGCATCAATGCCCATGGCGAAAACCTGTTTGCTCTGCTGCACTCGCTCTATGCCTCGGTGGCCAATACCAACTTTTATACCGTGGCGGTGGGCTTACCCACGCTGATCTTTTTATTCTGGGTACGCAGCGGCCTTAAACCGCTGCTAGTACGCACCGGGCTCAGTGACAAAGCCGCGGCCATGCTAGCGAAGACCGGCCCCGTGCTCGGCATTATTGCCACCAGTTATGCCGCCTACTATTTTGAACTTGGCAGCAAAGGTGTCGTCTTGGTCGGTGAGGTCCCCACCGGCTTGCCCAGTTTTCAAATGCCCAAACTCGGCCACGACGCCTGGCGTGAACTCATGTTGTCAGCAGTGTTTATATCCATTATCGGTTTTGTTGAGTCAGTATCGGTGGGCCACACCCTGGCCGCCAAGCGCCGCCAGCGCATTGTGCCAAACCAAGAACTGATCGGTCTTGGCGCCGCCAATATTGCCGCGTCATTCTCTGGCGGCTATCCGGTTACTGGTGGCTTCGCGCGCTCGGTGGTTAATTTTGATGCCGGTGCCGTCACCCCAGCGGCCGGTATGTTTACCGCCGTGGGCATTGCCGCCGCCGCCATGTATTTCACCCCTTACTTGGCCTACTTACCCAAGGCCACTTTAGCGGCGACCATTATCGTCGCGGTTTTATCGCTAGTGGATTTTTCCATACTCAAAAAATCCTGGGCTTATGCCCGCAGCGACTTTATCGCCGTGGTCACCACACTTGTCGTGACCTTAATTATGGGTGTAGAAACTGGCGTCGCCTGTGGCGTTTTCGCCTCGCTCGCCCTGCACCTATACAAAACCTCGGTGCCCCACATGGCCGTGGTTGGCGAGGTTCCGGGCACCGAACACTACCGTAATATAAATCGCCACAAAGTCATTACCCACAACCATATCCTGTCGCTGCGCATTGACGAAAGCCTGTACTTTGCCAATGCCGGTTTTATTGAAGACAAGGTTTATGAATTGGTCGACGCCTGCTCTGATATTCAGCACGTTATTTTAATGTGTACCGCCGTAAACGAAATTGATTTAAGCGCTTTAGAAGTACTTGAATCGATTAATCTTCGCCTAAAAGACAGTGGCATAAAACTGCATTTGTCGGAAGTGAAGGGGCCGGTGATGGATGTACTCGCCCATACCGAGTTTATAAAGCACCTGAGCGGCCAGGTATTTTTGTCTCACCACTTGGGAATACAAAAAATTCTAGCTAAGCAGAAAAGCGCTGACACCCAAAAGGTTCAAGACTGGAATATTTAA
- a CDS encoding STAS/SEC14 domain-containing protein codes for MLEVIHSAGNRIDIVLNGKIDANVMKKALDDLLKESENIEDGVMLYRIEDFQFPSLAAMAHELSRMPTLLKLMKKFKRIAVLSDKKWLKKISELEGKFFRNLEIKAFDFKDIELAENWLQS; via the coding sequence ATGCTTGAAGTTATTCATAGTGCTGGCAACCGTATCGATATCGTTCTCAATGGCAAAATAGATGCTAACGTCATGAAAAAGGCGTTAGACGATTTGCTGAAAGAGTCAGAAAACATTGAAGACGGTGTCATGCTATACCGTATCGAAGATTTTCAGTTTCCGTCACTGGCGGCAATGGCACATGAGCTATCGCGTATGCCAACGCTGCTAAAATTGATGAAAAAATTTAAGCGCATTGCCGTACTGAGCGATAAAAAGTGGTTGAAAAAGATCAGTGAATTAGAAGGTAAGTTTTTTCGAAATTTAGAAATAAAGGCTTTTGATTTTAAAGATATTGAACTTGCTGAAAACTGGCTGCAATCTTAA
- a CDS encoding class I SAM-dependent methyltransferase: MDPILLGEKYDNIAQWWHKQHSDSRYGLAQFEKAIGLRAAGGKALDVGCGAGGRFIRILHQKNYSVTGLDISAEMIALAQANHPQHNFIHSDICNWESDENFDFILAWDSLFHLPFNMQKPVLKKLCQKLNHNGVLIYSFGDDYGEHSDQWHNDTFYYSSIGLRENCQLLLNMGLSILHLELDQLPEKHAYIIAQKR, from the coding sequence ATGGACCCAATACTACTTGGTGAAAAATACGACAACATCGCTCAGTGGTGGCATAAGCAACATAGCGATTCACGCTACGGCCTAGCGCAATTTGAAAAAGCGATTGGCCTTCGCGCTGCTGGCGGCAAGGCGCTGGATGTTGGCTGCGGCGCCGGAGGACGGTTTATTCGTATTCTTCACCAGAAGAATTATTCAGTGACCGGTTTAGATATATCTGCGGAAATGATCGCGCTCGCACAAGCAAATCATCCTCAGCATAATTTTATACACAGTGATATTTGCAACTGGGAAAGCGATGAGAATTTTGATTTTATCCTTGCTTGGGACAGCCTATTTCACCTGCCTTTTAATATGCAAAAGCCAGTGCTCAAAAAGCTTTGTCAAAAGCTAAACCACAACGGTGTACTCATTTATAGCTTTGGCGACGACTACGGTGAGCATAGCGACCAATGGCATAACGACACTTTTTATTACAGCTCTATTGGCCTGCGTGAAAACTGCCAATTACTGCTCAATATGGGACTGTCGATTTTGCATCTCGAATTGGATCAGCTTCCAGAAAAGCACGCTTATATCATCGCTCAAAAACGTTAA
- a CDS encoding cytochrome d ubiquinol oxidase subunit II translates to MEYWLPIIYMGIMGLALLIYVMLDGYDLGVGLLLPLAEEDEKDMMIASIGPFWDANETWIVLGVGILLIAFPLAHGIILSGLYLPVTIMLMGLMLRGVAFDLRVKAGDHHRGRWNKAFFAGSLIASTAQGWMLGAYITGLQDNITSLLFSALIAMTLPALYLILGCGWLLMKTEGALLDKAISWGRMAIWPMGLGLFMVSVATPMVSPAIAAKWFTLPYTILLLPIPLSCIICYVAIFILLGKPNILRHGYGWLIYAATAVICLMASLGLAYSIFPYIIIGQMTIWDAAASVKSLQFTLVGVVITLPAILFYTFFMYRIFHGKATALSYE, encoded by the coding sequence ATGGAATATTGGCTACCAATTATTTATATGGGCATTATGGGCTTGGCGCTGCTCATTTACGTGATGCTAGACGGCTACGATCTCGGCGTGGGCTTATTGCTGCCACTGGCGGAAGAAGACGAAAAAGACATGATGATCGCCTCCATTGGCCCCTTCTGGGACGCCAATGAAACTTGGATTGTACTGGGTGTTGGCATTTTATTAATCGCATTCCCGCTTGCCCACGGCATTATTCTTAGCGGCTTGTATTTGCCCGTCACCATCATGCTCATGGGTTTAATGCTGCGCGGGGTGGCCTTTGACCTGCGGGTAAAAGCGGGCGACCACCATCGCGGCCGTTGGAATAAGGCTTTTTTTGCTGGGTCCTTAATTGCCTCAACAGCCCAAGGCTGGATGCTCGGCGCCTACATCACCGGCTTGCAAGACAACATAACCAGCCTGTTATTTTCGGCGCTCATTGCCATGACCTTACCCGCCCTGTATTTAATATTAGGCTGCGGCTGGCTGCTAATGAAAACCGAAGGCGCATTATTAGATAAGGCCATCAGCTGGGGCCGCATGGCAATCTGGCCCATGGGGCTTGGCCTATTTATGGTCTCGGTGGCCACGCCCATGGTCAGCCCAGCTATTGCCGCGAAATGGTTTACCCTACCCTACACCATCTTACTGCTACCCATTCCGCTAAGCTGTATCATCTGTTATGTGGCAATTTTTATTCTGTTGGGCAAACCCAATATTCTTCGCCACGGCTACGGCTGGCTAATTTACGCCGCCACCGCGGTAATTTGCCTTATGGCGAGCCTGGGCTTGGCTTACAGTATTTTTCCCTACATTATTATTGGTCAAATGACGATTTGGGACGCCGCCGCCTCGGTTAAGTCGCTGCAATTTACCTTAGTCGGTGTTGTTATCACCCTGCCCGCGATTTTGTTCTATACCTTTTTTATGTACCGCATTTTTCATGGCAAAGCCACGGCGCTTTCCTATGAATAG
- a CDS encoding sigma-54 interaction domain-containing protein translates to MQLIASDTDKGLARMLDGYSDPAILVSANYEILATNERYRETFGEIEVDRGAHCYEVSHGYRVPCDQAGESCPLLACKSSGAKERVLHIHSTPRGKEHVDVEMLPIRGDDGELRYFVEILRPVTIASAEFSTQQMVGRSPAFNSLVDMINLVARRDTSVLLMGESGTGKELAAKAIHEASPRHKHLMVTVECAGLTETLFESELFGHVKGAFTGAVSNKPGLLENAEGGTLFLDEIGDVPLGMQVKLLRLIETGSYRAVGSTQLKRAQFRLICATHKNLKEQLARGAFREDLYYRINAFPIVLPPLRERREDVGIIAKSILGKLSPDENYRLTDSGIKLLSGCHFAGNVRELRNVLERATIFAHSNIIDVKILAQCLLDAAPLQTVAQTEQWPDLKTQQAQYLNDLLEYCHGDKNQAAKIAGISLRSLYRKLGLLQKE, encoded by the coding sequence ATGCAGTTGATTGCAAGTGATACTGATAAAGGCTTGGCGCGGATGCTGGACGGCTACAGTGATCCCGCGATTTTAGTGTCGGCAAATTATGAAATTTTGGCGACAAATGAGCGCTACCGCGAAACCTTTGGCGAGATTGAAGTTGATCGTGGCGCCCATTGCTATGAAGTTTCCCACGGCTACCGGGTGCCTTGTGACCAAGCCGGTGAAAGCTGTCCGTTGCTTGCATGTAAAAGCTCTGGTGCCAAAGAGCGCGTGCTGCATATTCATAGTACACCGCGGGGCAAGGAGCATGTTGATGTTGAAATGTTGCCGATTCGCGGCGACGACGGTGAGTTACGGTATTTTGTCGAAATTTTAAGACCCGTTACGATTGCCAGTGCCGAATTTAGCACCCAGCAAATGGTGGGGCGCAGCCCGGCGTTTAATAGCTTGGTTGATATGATTAACCTCGTTGCCAGACGCGATACCTCGGTGCTTCTTATGGGTGAGTCGGGCACGGGCAAGGAGTTGGCCGCTAAGGCGATTCACGAGGCCAGCCCTCGTCATAAGCATCTTATGGTGACGGTGGAATGCGCCGGCCTCACCGAAACCTTATTCGAGAGCGAGTTATTTGGTCACGTTAAAGGCGCATTTACCGGCGCGGTCAGTAATAAACCAGGCTTGTTGGAGAATGCTGAAGGCGGCACCCTCTTTTTGGACGAAATCGGCGATGTGCCACTGGGTATGCAGGTTAAATTACTGCGCTTGATTGAAACGGGCAGCTATCGCGCGGTGGGCAGTACCCAGCTTAAGCGCGCCCAGTTCCGTTTGATTTGTGCCACCCACAAAAATTTAAAAGAACAGCTTGCCCGAGGGGCGTTCCGAGAAGATCTCTATTATCGGATTAACGCCTTTCCCATTGTGTTGCCGCCACTGCGCGAGCGCCGCGAAGACGTGGGTATTATTGCTAAATCCATTCTCGGTAAACTCAGTCCAGACGAAAATTATCGCTTAACCGACTCTGGCATTAAACTACTCAGTGGCTGCCATTTTGCGGGTAATGTGCGGGAATTACGCAATGTGTTAGAGCGGGCGACAATTTTTGCGCACTCGAATATTATTGATGTGAAAATTCTGGCGCAGTGTCTGCTGGATGCAGCGCCATTGCAGACTGTTGCTCAGACTGAGCAGTGGCCCGATTTGAAAACCCAACAAGCGCAGTATCTCAATGATTTACTTGAGTATTGTCACGGCGATAAAAATCAGGCGGCAAAAATAGCGGGCATTAGTTTGCGATCACTTTACCGCAAGCTGGGTTTGCTGCAAAAGGAATGA
- a CDS encoding cytochrome ubiquinol oxidase subunit I has product MNFDPFVLARIQFATNMSFHILFPAISIGLAWILLFFRLRYTLTGDKAWEYAYLFWVKVFALTFAMGVVSGITMSFQFGTNWPGFMEKAGNVAGPLLGYEVLTAFFLEASFLGIMLFGKDRVSNRLHLISTFLVAFGTTLSAFWILSLNSWMQTPSGYHLEEGVVMVDSWIAVIFNPSFPYRFFHMLVASVLTSAFLVAGVSAWRALKNVDGPATWKVMKTGVIIAAVLTPLQIFIGDLHGLNTLEHQPAKIAAMEAIWDTDQAVPFTVFALPDEASRSNRFAVEVPYAGSLILTHDPHGKVQGLNDFKGEHPPVAMVFWSFRVMLAMGGLMLLTAWISAWQFRGHHQPNKPMLHVLSAMAFSGWIAVLAGWYVTEIGRQPWIVTGVLTVNDVAADHSSATLTGTLFGYVALYVFLLGSYIAALRHMSNKPAASLGMMNLPSRNSAGDTSPQNRGH; this is encoded by the coding sequence ATGAATTTCGACCCCTTTGTACTGGCACGCATTCAATTTGCCACCAATATGAGTTTTCATATTCTCTTTCCCGCCATATCTATTGGTCTTGCGTGGATCCTGCTATTTTTCCGCCTGCGCTACACGCTAACCGGCGACAAGGCTTGGGAATATGCCTATTTATTTTGGGTAAAGGTCTTCGCACTCACCTTTGCGATGGGCGTGGTGTCTGGTATTACCATGAGCTTTCAGTTTGGCACCAATTGGCCCGGGTTTATGGAAAAGGCCGGGAACGTCGCAGGCCCGCTGCTCGGTTACGAAGTGCTGACGGCCTTCTTTTTAGAAGCCTCCTTCCTCGGCATTATGCTGTTTGGCAAAGATCGTGTATCCAACCGCCTACATTTAATTAGCACCTTTTTAGTCGCCTTCGGCACTACCTTGTCGGCATTCTGGATCCTCAGCCTAAATTCTTGGATGCAAACCCCAAGCGGTTATCATTTAGAAGAGGGCGTGGTGATGGTCGACAGCTGGATAGCAGTGATTTTCAACCCCTCCTTCCCTTATCGCTTCTTCCACATGCTAGTTGCCTCGGTACTCACCAGCGCCTTTTTAGTGGCGGGGGTCAGTGCCTGGCGGGCACTGAAAAACGTTGATGGCCCAGCTACGTGGAAAGTAATGAAAACCGGTGTCATCATTGCCGCCGTATTAACGCCTTTGCAAATTTTTATCGGCGATCTTCACGGCCTTAATACCTTAGAACATCAGCCCGCAAAAATCGCCGCAATGGAGGCTATTTGGGACACCGACCAAGCAGTGCCTTTTACGGTATTCGCCCTGCCGGACGAAGCCAGTCGCAGCAACCGGTTTGCCGTAGAGGTACCCTACGCTGGCAGCCTAATTTTAACCCATGATCCCCATGGCAAAGTGCAGGGTTTGAACGACTTTAAAGGCGAGCATCCGCCAGTTGCCATGGTATTTTGGTCCTTTCGCGTAATGCTCGCTATGGGTGGTCTAATGCTACTCACCGCGTGGATCAGTGCTTGGCAATTTCGCGGCCATCATCAGCCCAACAAGCCGATGCTCCATGTTTTATCGGCTATGGCATTCTCTGGCTGGATCGCAGTTCTCGCCGGCTGGTATGTAACTGAAATTGGCCGCCAGCCGTGGATTGTCACCGGCGTTTTAACAGTGAACGACGTCGCGGCCGATCACAGCAGCGCCACCCTCACCGGTACATTATTTGGCTATGTCGCGCTTTATGTGTTTCTGTTGGGCTCTTATATTGCCGCCCTGCGCCACATGTCGAACAAGCCCGCGGCCTCCTTAGGAATGATGAATTTACCGAGCCGCAACAGCGCTGGCGATACATCGCCACAGAACCGGGGGCACTGA